From the genome of Spinacia oleracea cultivar Varoflay chromosome 2, BTI_SOV_V1, whole genome shotgun sequence, one region includes:
- the LOC110789284 gene encoding uncharacterized protein: MENENHSQRRSTLPPNQDPASIFYIHPSDANSVQLISFKFNGEGYTSWKRSMLLALSAKNKIGFVDGSIEKPDPGSLECKAWERCNDLRQQEKMVMQFMMKLTDQYATIRGNVLMVPELPKVSEAYRLFAQEERHQEVSHTNNSSEPVAFAAEKRRFGGDNWNNRNKSQATGYQRTGANNKQGRTGANYFCTNCQIPGHNIERCFKIIGYPPGFQSKEHRTAALSHDNHSGVEPPPLPKPEATPAITVDQYQQLMSLLTKQQQNAGAGTVNQTNNLAMMAEREFDSSW; this comes from the exons atggaaaacgaaaatCATAGCCAGAGAAGATCAACTTTGCCTCCTAATCAAGATCCTGCAAGCATCTTCTACATTCATCCATCTGATGCAAATTCAGTGCAGCTGATTTCATTCAAGTTCAATGGTGAAGGCTACACAAGCTGGAAGAGGTCTATGCTGTTGGCCTTGTCTGCAAAGAACAAAATAGGTTTTGTTGATGGCAGCATTGAGAAGCCAGATCCTGGATCACTTGAATGCAAGGCTTGGGAGAGGTGCAATGATCTG AGACAGCAAGAAAAAATGGTAATGCAGTTCATGATGAAGCTGACTGATCAGTATGCAACTATAAGAGGCAATGTTTTGATGGTGCCAGAATTACCAAAGGTTTCAGAAGCTTACAGGCTCTTTGCACAGGAAGAAAGACATCAAGAAGTTTCTCATACAAACAACTCTTCAGAACCAGTTGCTTTTGCTGCTGAGAAAAGAAGGTTTGGGGGAGACAATTGGAATAATAGAAACAAATCACAGGCAACTGGTTATCAAAGAACAGGTGCTAATAATAAGCAAGGGAGAACAGGTGCAAATTACTTCTGTACCAATTGTCAAATTCCAGGGCACAACATTGAGAGATGTTTTAAGATAATTGGATATCCACCTGGTTTTCAGTCTAAAGAACACAGAACTGCTGCATTATCTCATGATAATCATTCTGGTGTTGAACCACCACCATTGCCAAAACCAGAAGCCACTCCAGCAATCACAGTAGATCAGTATCAGCAGTTGATGAGCTTATTAACTAAACAACAACAGAATGCAGGAGCTGGAACTGTCAATCAAACCAACAATCTAGCTATGATGGCAG AAAGGGAGTTTGATTCCTCTTGGTGA